The Deltaproteobacteria bacterium genome has a window encoding:
- a CDS encoding GFA family protein: MTYEIRGDIGIFHYCHCSRCRKFTGSAFASNLMVDPNDFSWVNGEDYIGRFELNGAKHFATSFCKKCGSSLPWLEKKGKVVVIPAGTLDGDPQIRPSQNIFCGSRASWYKDTDSLPKHEELPPKKN; encoded by the coding sequence GTGACATATGAAATCAGAGGCGATATTGGTATATTCCATTATTGTCATTGCTCGCGATGCAGGAAATTCACTGGAAGCGCATTCGCTTCAAATCTCATGGTTGATCCAAATGATTTTAGCTGGGTAAATGGTGAAGATTACATTGGAAGATTTGAACTAAACGGGGCTAAACACTTTGCAACGTCATTTTGCAAGAAGTGTGGGTCATCCTTGCCCTGGTTGGAGAAGAAAGGTAAGGTAGTAGTCATACCAGCTGGCACACTTGATGGAGACCCTCAAATCAGGCCATCTCAAAATATATTTTGCGGCTCACGAGCCAGTTGGTATAAAGATACAGACTCACTACCAAAACATGAGGAACTTCCACCTAAAAAAAATTAA
- a CDS encoding GNAT family N-acetyltransferase, with translation MDITLANIEDSEQILSLQKLAYQSEAAIYQDYSIPPLTQTIEEIKGEFENLVFLKAIYGKDILGSVRAYSDSDSCFIGRLIVHPEWQGKGIGSKLMNAIEVYFYGAQRYELFTGTKSMGNVRLYKRLGYKPFKEEIVNESVSLIYMEKTGSTIT, from the coding sequence ATGGATATTACTTTAGCCAATATTGAAGATTCGGAGCAGATTTTAAGCCTCCAGAAGCTGGCATATCAAAGTGAGGCAGCAATTTACCAAGATTACAGTATTCCTCCATTGACACAGACCATTGAAGAGATAAAGGGAGAATTCGAAAATCTGGTTTTTCTCAAAGCTATTTATGGAAAAGACATACTTGGATCAGTGAGGGCATACTCTGACAGTGATTCCTGTTTTATAGGCCGATTAATTGTTCATCCCGAATGGCAAGGGAAAGGTATTGGAAGCAAGCTAATGAATGCTATAGAAGTCTATTTTTACGGTGCGCAAAGGTATGAATTATTTACAGGAACAAAGAGCATGGGGAATGTACGTCTTTACAAAAGACTGGGGTACAAGCCATTCAAGGAAGAAATCGTAAATGAATCCGTTTCATTGATTTATATGGAAAAAACGGGAAGTACAATAACATAA
- a CDS encoding CPBP family intramembrane metalloprotease, giving the protein MEIATALIIVSIAIMSIFQLNRVSSKVNIKLGDNAYLNNHAKYQASLLLLSFIVLFFVYLQNPQNFWLFFSSGDLSAHAEPVRWFGIGENKTWIFAGLYLSIIITLGTFSFVYIQFRKLKVHFKELSPYIFWIIIFSLTNSFSEEAIFRLGLVSPLYGVLDTSNIILISAAFFGLAHFGGMPHGLIGMLMAGFLGWFLAKSVIETEGIFWAWLIHFIQDVVIYIGFMLSNISSGRMVENG; this is encoded by the coding sequence ATGGAAATAGCTACCGCACTAATAATAGTTTCTATTGCAATAATGAGTATATTTCAATTGAATAGGGTATCTTCGAAGGTAAATATTAAACTAGGTGATAACGCATATTTAAATAATCATGCCAAATATCAGGCATCTCTATTATTGCTATCATTCATTGTTCTATTTTTTGTATATTTACAAAACCCTCAAAACTTTTGGTTGTTTTTCTCAAGTGGAGATTTATCCGCTCATGCTGAACCAGTCAGGTGGTTTGGTATTGGTGAAAATAAAACATGGATATTTGCAGGATTATATTTAAGTATAATTATTACGCTTGGAACATTTAGTTTTGTATATATTCAGTTCAGGAAATTAAAAGTACATTTTAAAGAACTTTCACCGTATATATTTTGGATTATAATTTTTTCTTTAACAAATTCATTTTCAGAAGAGGCTATTTTTAGGTTAGGGCTGGTTTCACCTCTATATGGCGTACTTGATACAAGTAATATCATTCTAATATCAGCCGCTTTTTTTGGGCTTGCTCATTTTGGAGGAATGCCGCACGGATTAATTGGCATGTTAATGGCTGGCTTTCTTGGTTGGTTTCTTGCCAAATCAGTTATAGAAACAGAAGGTATTTTTTGGGCATGGCTAATACATTTCATACAAGATGTGGTAATTTATATCGGCTTTATGTTAAGTAATATTTCTAGCGGGCGGATGGTTGAAAATGGCTAA
- a CDS encoding nitrous oxide reductase accessory protein NosL, producing MKKSVIVLLSLLSFLTACEEEKKEKVVIEPGKISGIEECALDGMIVGNYPGPKAQIVYKADGKQVFFCETKELFYVYAEPGKEAQVAALFVQNTATTDWEKPVGSWIDAQKAYYVVGASIQGSMGPTFAPFADRESARPFIKKYGGEIKTFDEIIKMIGG from the coding sequence ATGAAAAAGAGTGTTATTGTTCTCTTGTCTTTATTATCCTTTTTGACTGCCTGTGAGGAAGAGAAGAAAGAAAAGGTTGTCATTGAGCCCGGAAAGATATCGGGCATTGAGGAGTGTGCACTTGACGGGATGATTGTTGGTAATTATCCGGGGCCAAAGGCACAAATAGTATACAAAGCAGATGGAAAACAAGTCTTTTTCTGCGAAACGAAGGAGCTCTTTTACGTTTATGCCGAACCGGGTAAAGAGGCACAGGTAGCGGCCCTATTTGTACAAAATACAGCAACTACGGATTGGGAAAAACCGGTGGGAAGCTGGATTGATGCGCAAAAGGCTTATTACGTTGTTGGCGCCTCTATTCAGGGTTCTATGGGCCCGACCTTTGCACCCTTTGCCGACAGGGAGTCGGCCAGGCCATTTATAAAAAAATATGGCGGAGAAATCAAGACATTTGATGAAATTATTAAGATGATTGGAGGATAA
- a CDS encoding ABC transporter permease, protein MSPVLISTVAVKEFKNSIRNRWIIGVSLILAVMALAISYFGFSPRGETGFGGFDVTIVSLASLVTYLIPIIALTLGFDTVVGEAEGKTLELILTMPINKFELYLGKFIGLSLSIVTSTVAGFGIAGAIIAWKSGTEHISDYIFFIISAILLGLAFLSLALMISVMVKERSKAIGWVIFFWFFFVLIFDLVLIGILVATEGKISTFLFSALLYANPADLFRLLNLASIESVKTAYGLATITKGKAFSQPFLYGGMFIWIIWPLLAGYFIFRRRNC, encoded by the coding sequence ATGTCACCGGTCCTAATCTCAACGGTAGCCGTCAAGGAATTTAAAAATAGTATCAGGAACCGGTGGATAATAGGTGTCTCCCTTATCCTGGCAGTAATGGCCCTTGCTATTTCCTACTTCGGTTTTTCGCCGAGGGGAGAAACGGGATTCGGCGGCTTTGATGTTACCATCGTCAGCCTTGCCAGCCTGGTTACATACCTCATTCCTATTATAGCGCTGACCCTCGGATTTGATACGGTCGTCGGTGAAGCAGAGGGAAAGACGCTGGAACTTATTCTGACCATGCCCATTAACAAGTTTGAGCTATATCTTGGCAAGTTTATCGGCCTCTCTCTCTCTATTGTTACGTCTACCGTAGCCGGCTTCGGAATTGCAGGCGCCATTATCGCCTGGAAATCGGGTACGGAACATATCAGTGATTACATCTTTTTTATTATTTCAGCTATCCTGCTGGGCCTGGCCTTTTTAAGCCTTGCTCTCATGATTTCTGTCATGGTAAAAGAACGTTCAAAAGCAATCGGATGGGTAATTTTCTTCTGGTTTTTCTTTGTCCTCATCTTTGATCTGGTACTCATCGGTATTCTTGTTGCCACTGAAGGTAAGATAAGCACATTTCTTTTCTCGGCACTTCTTTATGCCAACCCTGCCGATCTTTTCAGACTTTTAAATCTAGCCTCCATTGAGAGTGTAAAGACTGCCTATGGACTTGCTACGATTACGAAAGGAAAGGCTTTTAGCCAGCCCTTCCTCTATGGTGGAATGTTTATCTGGATAATCTGGCCGCTTCTTGCAGGATATTTTATATTCAGACGAAGGAATTGCTGA
- a CDS encoding nitrous oxide reductase family maturation protein NosD, protein MLNLKKIRGAWIYLCPLIFCISLLEAKAATLKVGKGHSYETIQEAIEAASDSDSIEVSAGTYPENLIINKQVTLRGIDMPVIDGGGRGHTIIIQSPHVILDSFRVIRSGGDLAEDDSCIFIEGKAEKSEIRNNLVEDCAFGIWANGAKSVKIINNHVKGRSGLISQKRGNGIHLWNVKHGVVEANHVEGARDGILVSITRKTLIKNNKIHDLRYGIHYMYADFNRVEGNVTYNNKAGLAIMFSKGLEIESNYSYDNTEFGLLFRDIFKTKVHKNVLANNEKGLFIYNSLFNEIWENIVVGNDIGSHVWAGSEDNKVYDNSFIRNKTQVKYVGMKDEKWTYEGKGNYWSDYMGWDIDGNGKGDKPYEANTVMERLIWAYPMIKLLFNSPAVQTLRMAESQFPILRQKGIVDDAPLMRPVNNEWRKWVGRVNH, encoded by the coding sequence ATGCTGAATCTCAAGAAAATAAGGGGGGCATGGATATATCTTTGCCCCCTCATTTTTTGTATTTCCCTCCTTGAAGCGAAGGCCGCCACTTTAAAAGTAGGTAAAGGACATTCCTATGAGACTATTCAGGAGGCAATAGAAGCAGCCTCTGACAGCGACTCCATTGAAGTAAGTGCCGGTACATACCCTGAAAACCTTATTATTAATAAGCAGGTCACTTTGAGGGGCATTGATATGCCTGTCATTGATGGCGGCGGCAGGGGACATACGATTATCATTCAATCCCCCCATGTTATTCTTGATTCTTTCCGCGTAATCCGAAGTGGCGGTGACCTGGCCGAGGATGATTCATGCATATTCATAGAAGGAAAAGCTGAAAAAAGTGAAATAAGAAATAACCTTGTTGAAGATTGTGCTTTCGGTATATGGGCGAATGGTGCCAAAAGCGTGAAAATCATCAACAATCATGTTAAAGGGCGCAGTGGACTCATATCGCAAAAGCGGGGTAATGGTATACACCTTTGGAACGTAAAACATGGTGTTGTTGAAGCTAACCATGTGGAAGGGGCCAGAGATGGAATCCTGGTCTCTATTACGAGAAAGACGCTTATAAAGAACAATAAAATCCACGATTTAAGATATGGCATCCACTACATGTATGCTGACTTCAACAGGGTCGAAGGCAACGTAACATACAATAATAAGGCAGGTCTTGCCATAATGTTTTCCAAAGGACTTGAAATTGAATCGAATTACTCTTATGATAACACCGAATTCGGACTTCTTTTCAGGGATATTTTCAAGACGAAAGTACACAAAAACGTGTTGGCCAACAATGAAAAAGGCCTCTTCATTTACAATTCCCTTTTTAATGAAATATGGGAGAACATTGTCGTGGGAAATGACATCGGGTCCCATGTCTGGGCGGGGTCTGAAGACAATAAGGTCTACGACAATTCTTTTATAAGAAACAAGACCCAGGTTAAATATGTAGGTATGAAGGATGAAAAGTGGACTTATGAGGGGAAAGGCAACTATTGGAGTGATTACATGGGTTGGGATATCGATGGTAACGGCAAGGGTGACAAGCCTTATGAAGCCAATACCGTCATGGAGCGGCTCATATGGGCCTACCCCATGATTAAACTGCTGTTTAACAGTCCTGCTGTTCAGACCTTAAGGATGGCTGAAAGCCAGTTCCCCATTTTGAGACAAAAAGGGATAGTTGATGATGCGCCGCTCATGAGACCGGTAAACAATGAATGGAGAAAATGGGTTGGCAGAGTTAATCATTGA
- a CDS encoding PEP-CTERM sorting domain-containing protein encodes MKQQVRAVLFAVILGLSGWSGAANAALIFSDVSMTSNSVTFTVNGDMSGYTIPSIIPNTFEILYTGDIWAGVTGYTANTWSNTVFDGMTIQSSGNTGDYDYSGPNRPYTWTQYTTDLAAGIATSRQVTVTFGDAYLNPDFTAGEMVFIWGTEGYAHTELGRWDGSQPVPEPATVVLLGSGLAGLAFIRRKGSRK; translated from the coding sequence ATGAAACAACAGGTAAGAGCAGTACTTTTTGCAGTAATATTGGGATTAAGTGGATGGTCTGGTGCAGCGAATGCCGCCCTCATCTTCTCGGATGTAAGCATGACGAGTAATTCCGTTACCTTTACCGTTAATGGTGATATGAGTGGGTATACAATTCCTTCCATAATACCGAACACCTTCGAAATATTATATACGGGAGATATATGGGCGGGAGTCACGGGTTATACAGCGAACACATGGTCAAACACGGTTTTTGACGGTATGACGATACAAAGTAGCGGCAATACAGGCGATTACGATTACTCAGGTCCCAATCGCCCATACACATGGACGCAATATACCACCGACCTGGCGGCGGGGATAGCAACGTCCCGCCAGGTAACGGTTACCTTTGGTGACGCTTATTTGAACCCCGACTTCACTGCAGGTGAGATGGTGTTCATCTGGGGAACCGAGGGATACGCTCATACGGAATTGGGACGATGGGACGGCAGCCAGCCGGTGCCTGAACCGGCAACGGTAGTCTTATTAGGCAGCGGATTGGCCGGGCTGGCTTTCATACGACGTAAGGGAAGCCGCAAATAG
- a CDS encoding DUF362 domain-containing protein — protein sequence MTSKNDKAEGAIDRRTFIKKAAITGSAVAATGVWGYLFYSDVPVREKAEKIYSFKDFRIAPSTLYPDLAVARGTDVEQMVRGVMEKLGGMARFITPGDSVLIKPNAAWDRQPEQAANTNPLVVGAVVKLCIEARASGVMVTDVSINDPYRTFARSGIEKATLQRGGKIAYPSDNDFIQTDMKGELLKVWPVFAHYHKVDKIINIPALKHHSLSKATLAMKNWYGVLGGRRNQLHQDINTSIADLASAVRPTLTVMDATRVLKRNGPTGGNLSDVSIENTIMAGLDEVAIDSWALQFLDLKADEIPYLKMGEERGIGIRDWKSLNVAEVQLG from the coding sequence ATGACTTCGAAGAATGATAAAGCAGAAGGGGCCATAGACCGGCGAACCTTTATCAAAAAGGCAGCTATTACCGGCAGTGCCGTAGCGGCTACCGGTGTCTGGGGCTATCTTTTTTACAGTGATGTTCCGGTCAGGGAAAAGGCTGAAAAGATATACAGCTTCAAGGATTTTAGAATAGCCCCATCGACCCTTTATCCTGACCTTGCCGTTGCAAGGGGGACCGATGTTGAGCAAATGGTAAGAGGCGTTATGGAAAAGCTGGGTGGAATGGCCCGTTTCATTACACCGGGAGACTCTGTTCTTATTAAACCCAATGCCGCCTGGGACCGTCAGCCCGAGCAGGCAGCCAATACCAATCCCCTTGTCGTGGGCGCTGTTGTGAAATTATGTATCGAGGCCCGCGCCTCCGGCGTCATGGTGACCGACGTTTCAATCAATGACCCTTACCGTACCTTCGCCCGTTCAGGCATCGAAAAGGCAACCCTTCAGCGGGGAGGAAAAATTGCCTACCCTTCGGACAACGATTTTATCCAGACCGATATGAAGGGGGAACTCCTAAAGGTATGGCCCGTCTTCGCTCACTATCATAAAGTCGATAAGATAATCAACATACCCGCTCTCAAGCACCATTCACTGAGCAAGGCAACCCTTGCCATGAAGAACTGGTACGGTGTCCTCGGGGGCAGGCGTAACCAGCTGCACCAGGATATCAATACCTCCATTGCCGACCTTGCATCCGCCGTAAGGCCCACCCTCACCGTCATGGATGCCACCCGGGTGCTTAAACGAAACGGCCCCACAGGGGGTAATCTTTCCGATGTGTCCATCGAAAACACCATCATGGCAGGCCTTGATGAGGTTGCTATCGATAGCTGGGCGCTACAGTTTCTTGACCTTAAAGCCGATGAGATTCCCTACCTGAAAATGGGTGAAGAGCGGGGCATCGGCATAAGGGACTGGAAGTCGCTTAATGTGGCCGAGGTTCAGCTGGGATGA
- a CDS encoding BrnT family toxin — MQLNFEWDPRKAVINKEKHRVTFEEASSVFLDPIAITIYDEDHSMEEERWITMGLSTKNSLLAVCHTYKEQGRNSATIR, encoded by the coding sequence TTGCAATTAAACTTCGAGTGGGATCCGCGCAAAGCTGTTATTAATAAAGAAAAACATAGAGTTACTTTTGAAGAAGCATCGTCCGTATTTCTTGACCCAATAGCAATAACCATATATGATGAAGATCATAGCATGGAAGAAGAAAGATGGATTACGATGGGATTGTCTACAAAAAACAGTTTGCTCGCTGTCTGCCATACTTACAAGGAACAAGGAAGGAATTCAGCTACTATAAGATAA
- a CDS encoding aldo/keto reductase: protein MKRRDFLKGVAAAGGAAALGLPGKSAAAGKASVKAYKEIGKTGLKMSDISFGCGKLSSASLIARAMDRGINYFDTAPDYGKSEKVLGQAIKKLKKRDKMIIASKFCNPPSYPAHLKAGSPKKEYISVVEGSLSRLNTDYLDFCFVHALGEMGDTVEDEKKRLLDENLLSAVDQLKKEGKIKYLAASSHGPVNMEALLMAAVKSGHYDMIMPAFNFMKFPKLPDVIREAKKRGVGVVAMKTLAGAKESDFDSKGQSFAPAALKWVLSHSEVDGLVVTIKSVGDMGEYLQASGKNLTKADAEVLKKYEAKYSSSYCRTGCGECVGSCPSGAGIATILRYQMYFENYGMEKRAMEGYAKLDGNAECCVSCEDDACEKACPYGLPVASMLRRAHEDLSLKV from the coding sequence ATGAAACGCAGGGATTTTCTGAAAGGGGTGGCGGCAGCGGGTGGGGCGGCAGCTTTAGGTCTTCCGGGAAAGAGTGCAGCGGCTGGCAAGGCATCGGTCAAAGCCTATAAGGAGATAGGCAAAACAGGGCTAAAAATGAGTGACATTTCTTTTGGCTGCGGTAAGCTCAGTTCCGCTTCCCTCATTGCCCGCGCTATGGATCGCGGTATTAACTACTTCGATACGGCGCCAGATTACGGCAAAAGTGAAAAGGTTCTGGGCCAGGCCATAAAGAAGCTTAAAAAACGTGACAAGATGATCATCGCGTCCAAATTCTGCAATCCTCCTTCCTATCCGGCTCATCTCAAAGCAGGCAGTCCAAAAAAAGAGTACATATCAGTCGTAGAGGGGAGCCTGAGTCGGCTCAATACGGACTATCTCGATTTTTGCTTTGTTCATGCCCTCGGGGAAATGGGTGATACAGTCGAAGATGAGAAAAAACGCCTGCTCGATGAGAACCTTCTTTCCGCTGTCGATCAACTTAAAAAAGAGGGAAAAATAAAATACCTGGCTGCTTCATCTCATGGTCCGGTCAATATGGAAGCGCTTCTAATGGCCGCTGTTAAATCAGGCCACTACGACATGATCATGCCTGCCTTCAATTTTATGAAATTCCCCAAATTGCCCGATGTCATCAGGGAAGCAAAAAAAAGAGGCGTCGGTGTTGTAGCCATGAAAACACTTGCAGGCGCCAAGGAGTCCGACTTTGATTCAAAAGGGCAGTCCTTTGCCCCGGCGGCTTTAAAGTGGGTTCTTAGCCATTCTGAAGTGGATGGACTTGTCGTTACCATCAAGTCTGTTGGCGATATGGGTGAATACCTGCAGGCCTCGGGAAAGAATCTTACCAAAGCGGATGCCGAGGTATTAAAAAAATATGAAGCAAAATACAGCAGCAGCTATTGTCGTACGGGCTGTGGAGAATGTGTCGGCAGTTGTCCCTCGGGCGCCGGGATTGCGACCATTCTGCGCTACCAGATGTATTTTGAAAATTATGGTATGGAAAAGAGGGCCATGGAGGGTTACGCTAAACTTGATGGTAACGCTGAATGTTGTGTAAGCTGTGAAGATGATGCCTGTGAAAAGGCCTGTCCTTATGGTCTTCCTGTGGCTTCCATGTTGAGGCGGGCACATGAGGACTTGAGTTTGAAGGTGTAA
- a CDS encoding DUF6516 family protein, which produces MSSIHEDLVELLNNELASLLDGEPQFLYDGIQVKLKSGPDLQIIYPSAEEYVFSWEQDSITLRIDTAPLHKKLSTFPNHFHSGDEVKDDNITSIQNSPGENLEKVLRFIGG; this is translated from the coding sequence ATGAGTTCTATTCATGAAGACCTGGTAGAATTATTAAATAATGAACTGGCTTCGCTTCTTGATGGAGAACCGCAGTTTCTTTATGATGGTATTCAAGTGAAACTTAAGTCGGGGCCTGACTTGCAAATAATTTACCCGAGCGCTGAGGAATATGTTTTTTCATGGGAACAGGATAGCATTACCTTAAGAATAGATACAGCGCCCCTACATAAAAAGTTGTCAACCTTTCCCAACCATTTCCACAGTGGTGATGAAGTAAAAGATGACAACATAACGAGCATTCAAAACAGCCCTGGGGAGAACCTGGAAAAGGTTCTCCGGTTCATCGGCGGATAA
- a CDS encoding 4Fe-4S binding protein: MKKSLHIISLSLVLTLVLFVSVSNARVFHKKLSSDILNAPDLCAHVPCKELMPLAGDFSERKGNPKYIEAYQTIDGAKKTIGYLFLSVDIVDIPAYSGQPIVTLISMDMEGIIKGVKIIQHSEPILMVGIPEEELTRFADQYIGLKVGTKTKLGDSEDPNVKTLDAVSGATVTVIAEDLTIMKSTRLIAEQVGIIQAVSGIKGRLIEDFTPMSWKALIDKGLLGHLRVNPDEVGYEQAKEGEAWIDIYFGYLNLPSAGLNLMGKNNYRWVKKEIEKGGHAFVIVSNGVSSFKGSGFVRGGIFERFGFEQRGNNFTFRDLDYYNFYDIAAEGAPEFKEGGVYIIREKGFSPFEPFAFNFLSAHVVGSIERKFNVFKSEYQLPDNYMVIEKVAEEDEPVWVEIWKSNIVSEIFLIILLIIILLLFTQRLKLVRNRVAAKWTKYTIMAIFLVFIGFYKMAAPSVTQLITVLQKFVGNFDWSLFLLDPMIFILWWFIAISIILWGRGIFCGWLCPYGTLTEFAYRIFHTIVPNKLKFEFSYKVHSKLMYLKYVIFLVLLGLSFYSMEMAERYAEIEPFKTAFLVGLNREWYYVFYFFLLLAFCLVNYRFFCKYLCPLGAGLAIPSTLSLFGIKRREFCTKCNICAKECGSGAINEKGEINMRECLYCLDCEENFVDMDKCPPLVKKKKGSA, translated from the coding sequence ATGAAAAAATCATTACATATTATTTCTCTTTCTCTTGTTTTAACACTTGTCCTGTTTGTTTCCGTATCAAATGCGAGAGTCTTCCATAAAAAGCTCTCATCGGACATACTTAATGCTCCCGATCTGTGCGCGCATGTGCCCTGCAAAGAACTTATGCCTTTGGCCGGGGACTTTTCAGAGCGTAAGGGGAATCCCAAATATATTGAGGCCTATCAAACCATTGATGGCGCAAAAAAGACCATAGGCTACCTTTTTCTCTCCGTAGACATTGTAGATATTCCTGCCTATTCGGGGCAACCGATTGTTACGCTCATCTCCATGGATATGGAGGGAATCATAAAGGGCGTCAAAATTATTCAGCACAGTGAACCTATTTTGATGGTTGGTATTCCCGAAGAAGAACTCACCAGGTTTGCAGATCAATATATCGGCCTGAAGGTCGGCACAAAGACGAAGCTTGGTGACAGTGAAGACCCCAATGTAAAGACCCTCGATGCTGTGAGTGGCGCTACTGTTACGGTTATTGCCGAGGACCTGACTATTATGAAAAGCACCCGTCTCATTGCAGAACAGGTTGGGATAATTCAAGCGGTTTCCGGGATCAAGGGCCGTTTAATTGAAGACTTTACACCGATGTCCTGGAAGGCGTTGATTGATAAGGGTTTGCTCGGTCATCTTCGGGTAAACCCTGATGAAGTCGGTTATGAGCAGGCCAAAGAGGGAGAGGCCTGGATCGATATTTATTTTGGTTATCTTAACCTGCCTTCGGCCGGCCTCAACCTGATGGGAAAAAATAACTATCGATGGGTAAAAAAGGAGATAGAAAAAGGGGGACATGCCTTTGTTATTGTAAGCAACGGAGTCTCCTCTTTTAAAGGCTCTGGTTTTGTTCGGGGAGGTATTTTTGAGCGCTTCGGATTTGAACAGAGAGGCAATAACTTTACTTTCAGAGATCTTGATTATTACAATTTCTACGACATAGCAGCAGAAGGCGCCCCTGAATTCAAGGAGGGCGGCGTTTATATCATTCGGGAAAAAGGATTTTCTCCCTTTGAGCCCTTTGCCTTTAATTTTCTTTCAGCCCACGTTGTTGGTTCAATCGAAAGAAAATTCAACGTATTTAAATCGGAATACCAGCTTCCTGATAACTATATGGTTATCGAGAAAGTGGCAGAGGAAGATGAACCGGTATGGGTAGAGATCTGGAAAAGCAATATTGTCAGTGAAATATTCCTGATTATTCTTCTCATCATCATCCTTCTTCTCTTTACTCAGCGACTAAAACTCGTTCGTAACAGGGTGGCAGCCAAATGGACAAAGTATACCATTATGGCTATTTTCCTTGTCTTTATCGGTTTCTACAAAATGGCCGCTCCTTCCGTTACTCAGCTTATTACGGTTCTTCAAAAGTTTGTTGGAAACTTTGACTGGAGCCTCTTCCTTCTCGATCCTATGATCTTTATTCTCTGGTGGTTCATCGCTATATCTATTATCCTCTGGGGAAGAGGGATCTTTTGCGGATGGCTCTGCCCTTATGGAACGCTGACGGAATTTGCCTACAGAATATTCCACACCATTGTCCCAAATAAATTAAAGTTTGAATTCTCATACAAGGTACACAGCAAGCTTATGTATCTCAAGTATGTTATTTTCCTTGTCCTCCTTGGCCTTTCCTTCTACTCTATGGAAATGGCTGAGCGCTATGCCGAGATTGAACCTTTCAAGACGGCCTTTCTTGTGGGACTCAACAGGGAGTGGTATTATGTATTCTACTTCTTCCTTCTTCTTGCCTTTTGTCTTGTCAATTACCGGTTCTTCTGTAAGTACCTTTGTCCTCTCGGAGCAGGTCTTGCGATCCCCTCCACATTGAGCCTCTTCGGAATAAAGAGGAGGGAGTTCTGCACAAAATGTAATATCTGTGCAAAAGAGTGTGGTTCAGGTGCAATTAATGAAAAGGGAGAAATCAACATGAGAGAATGTCTCTATTGTCTTGATTGTGAGGAAAACTTTGTTGATATGGACAAGTGCCCACCGCTAGTAAAGAAAAAGAAAGGCTCTGCCTGA
- a CDS encoding ABC transporter ATP-binding protein, which produces MIDVENISKSYGHVEAVKGVSFAIKKGELFGLIGPNGAGKTTLFKMLLGLLKPTTGTIRVMGTDVSEVWSREVRAHTGYLPENIAFYDHLSGLETLLFYARLKGAPKSEVSELLDLVGMTEAATRKVGEYSKGMRQRIGLAQALLGKPEILFLDEPTTGLDPEGIGAFYNILNDVKAREVTIVLTSHILKEIQDRVDRLGIIGGGKLLASGSVKELRAALGLRSTVRVFVKDKVHAVKEAAIKAGGEIASLKENLLLVNCPNGSKMVLLKELMKEGHLIADIEFHEPSLEDVFMGYAMGGEV; this is translated from the coding sequence ATCATTGATGTAGAAAATATAAGTAAAAGTTACGGCCACGTGGAGGCCGTAAAGGGGGTCTCCTTTGCCATAAAAAAGGGGGAGCTTTTCGGTCTTATCGGGCCAAACGGCGCCGGTAAAACGACGCTTTTCAAGATGCTTTTAGGACTTCTTAAACCGACAACGGGAACGATCAGGGTGATGGGAACCGATGTATCTGAAGTCTGGAGCCGGGAAGTAAGGGCACACACAGGCTACCTCCCGGAGAATATTGCTTTTTACGATCATTTAAGCGGTCTTGAAACACTCCTTTTTTATGCCAGGCTAAAAGGTGCCCCAAAGAGTGAAGTCTCTGAACTGCTTGATCTTGTAGGCATGACGGAAGCGGCCACAAGGAAGGTGGGAGAATATTCAAAAGGGATGAGACAGCGCATAGGGTTGGCCCAGGCGCTTCTCGGCAAACCGGAAATCCTTTTTCTCGATGAACCGACAACCGGTCTTGACCCTGAAGGGATCGGCGCATTTTACAATATATTGAATGACGTTAAGGCACGGGAGGTAACTATCGTACTAACATCCCATATATTAAAGGAAATTCAGGACCGCGTCGACCGCCTTGGTATTATCGGAGGAGGAAAGCTTCTCGCTTCAGGAAGTGTAAAGGAACTTAGAGCTGCTCTTGGGCTGAGATCCACCGTACGTGTTTTTGTGAAGGATAAGGTTCATGCCGTCAAAGAGGCAGCCATAAAGGCCGGGGGAGAGATAGCTTCGTTAAAAGAGAACCTCCTTCTTGTTAATTGTCCCAACGGAAGCAAGATGGTGCTTCTCAAGGAACTCATGAAAGAAGGACATTTGATAGCCGATATAGAGTTTCATGAACCTTCCCTGGAAGATGTTTTTATGGGTTATGCCATGGGAGGAGAGGTTTAA